In Rutidosis leptorrhynchoides isolate AG116_Rl617_1_P2 chromosome 2, CSIRO_AGI_Rlap_v1, whole genome shotgun sequence, one genomic interval encodes:
- the LOC139889629 gene encoding uncharacterized protein: protein MGKDTPLNASNNFGVANIRTFVPLNLDLDELNYDSWRELFETHCMSFDLMGHLDGSSKPTADDDKDWKKIDSLIKLWIYGTLSKPLLQYVVKRKYIAHQLWEYIENLFRNNKDSREMELENELRNITLGNSSITEYCRRIQTIADLLENIDSNVSDKNLVAYMLNGLPEKYDNTIEIITYKVLFPTFLEARSMLLLAEKCMNNRRQPPTPSHTDNSSSPTILYTDGNRGGTSGGKSRLNQGKQCGGNRGNNGGTEKHQSGQTNWNKKDLGNIL, encoded by the coding sequence ATGGGTAAAGATACTCCTCTCAATGCCTCCAACAACTTTGGAGTCGCTAATATCCGCACGTTCGTTCCTCTCAATcttgatcttgatgaactcaactacgaTTCATGGCGTGAACTTTTTGAAACACACTGCATGTCCTTCGATCTCATGGGTCATCTTGACGGCTCCTCTAAACCTACTGCGGATGATGATAAAGATTGGAAGAAAATCGATTCTTTAATCAAACTATGGATCTACGGGACTCTCTCGAAACCACTTTTACAGTACGTGGTTAAACGCAAGTACATCGCTCATCAACTCTGGGAATACATCGAGAATCTGTTTCGAAATAACAAGGATAGCCGAGAAATGGAACTGGAAAATGAACTTCGCAATATTACTCTCGGTAATTCTTCAATCACTGAATATTGTCGCCGGATCCAAACCATCGCTGACCTTCTTGAAAATATTGATTCAAATGTGTCCGATAAAAATCTCGTAGCCTACATGCTAAATGGGTTACCTGAGAAATATGATAACACCATCGAAATCATCACATACAAGGTTCTGTTTCCTACTTTCCTTGAAGCCCGATCGATGTTACTGCTTGCCGAAAAATGCATGAACAATCGACGGCAACCTCCGACTCCGTCACACACCGATAACAGCTCCAGCCCCACCATCCTCTACACCGACGGTAATCGTGGCGGAACTAGTGGCGGCAAGAGTCGCCTGAATCAAGGTAAACAATGTGGGGGTAATCGTGGGAATAATGGCGGTACTGAAAAACACCAATCGGGACAAACTAATTGGAACAAAAAGGACCTGGGCAACATTCTGTGA